The genome window CACATATCAATTATGGATTAGCAcgtaataattattaattaataatgttGATAACGGGCCTCAGTCAAATGGACCGGCCACATTCCCAGTAGTACTAGTTTGTTTTGTTATACATGCAAGGGTTTTGGACTGGGGACGCCCCGGCCCCTTGGGCCTTAGGCCCTTAGCTTGTTTTAAGCCCTCGCCAACCGAACTGCCGCCTCTGACTTGGCCAAAACCTTTCCCGCGTCATCCCCAACTTCCTCACGACAAAATTCCTTACCTCTCCCCCAACTCCACttccacactctctctctctctctcacctaTTCCTTGCTTGCATGACTCACCGAAGACTCATTCAATTTCAAACCCAACTCAACAAACCTAACaaatctccctccctctctGTCTTCACTACCTCCCATTACATGTCAACTCTCCTCCTCCGCCTCCACCATGTCCCCTTCCTTTcccctcctcttcttcctctcgctactctctctcctctccgtTTCCCTCTCTCAACCGAGAGGTAACAACCAAATATCTCTCAAGATTCTTCGATTTGTTACTTTCTCTTTCTAACGCTGTGCGTTTCAGGTATTCTGATTGATTGCGGCGCCACCGTCGGTTCCAAAATCGACGGCCGAGAATGGTTTCCGGATGGAAATTTCGTGTCTGCCGGGACGCCACGGAACCTGACGATGCCGGTTCTTGTTCCGATTTTGTCGACTGTTCGATCGTTTCCATTAGAGAAGAATCTCAACCGCAAGTTCTGCTACGAGGTGCAGGTGTTTCGGGGAGCGAAGTACTTGGTTAGGACTACTTACTTTTACGGAGGGATCAACGGCCGTGATTCTCCGCCGGTTTTCGATCAGATTGTTGACGGAACCTTATGGAGCGTGGTCAACACAACGGAAGATTACGCCAGGAACATGTCGTCTTATTATGAAGGGGTTTTCGAGGCTCAAGGGAAGACCATGAGCGTGTGTATAGGTGCAAATCGGTTTACGGCTTCGGACCCATTCATATCGGCTTTGGAGTTTGTGATTTTAGGGAATTCGGTGTATAATTCGACAGATTTTGGGAAATACGGGTTGACTTTGGTTGCGCGGAACAGCTTTGGATATGGTGGACCTCTCATTAGGTGAGTTATtgaaaatagtaacattaaatAAATTGAACTTCAGTTATGGTGTACATTCTAAGTGGAAATCCTCAACAAATTTTCTGCTAAATGTGGTTTTAATTAGAGCGCATGCCTTTGTCTTCAATTGGAATTTACTTGGCGTTTTAATTGAATTTGATAGAGTAAAAGAACTGTCAAGGTTTAATATCAAAGCAAGTGAATATGGCTTTTGCATATTGATGACCTTTGTTGCGGTGAACTTCAACAATGTTCCCCAATGGTTTGGGTGTGTTCTGTTTGGCATGCATTTTTGTTACTATTTGGTTGAGGAATTATGAGTCTGTCTTTGTCTCTCAACTGTCAAACAAACATTGAGGAGAAAATTGAAAGTCATAATTGGTTGTAGACACTTGCTTTGGATACAGTCTCATCATTCGGTAAGTAAAATTAGTAACAATATTAAATGAAAATCTAGTTGTGGATTTTATGGATTGTGGTGCTACTATCTATATGGTAATTCGTAAGCGTCATTGTTCTGTACTTGGTTTTGATAGAGGATACATGCGGTTTGTTTATGATGGGGGATTGATTTAGCAGTTTGATAGAATTTTCAAGAGCCAAACATGATGTAACTTTTGATTTCAAAGCAAGAGAAATACCTAACAAGGACAACAGAGTGATGGCTCTTGCGGCCTTGAACTACAACATCGCTCCTCAattggtttgttttgttttctttatattAATTCGGTTTGAACTGTGGTAAAATATTTAGTTTATGAGTGATGAGTCTATATACTTTATTGTTATACTTCAACAAACATTGAGGAGAAGATtgaaatgataataatttgtaGGCTAGAGGGAGCGTTGCATCAGCTTACAAATTGCATTTATGTTTTATCTATATCTGAACCAAGTTGAAGAGTTTTTAAATAGCATATGTTCTCCATCATTTTTCTAAGATCGAATATTTGGTATTACCAGGTATCCTGATGATCAATTTGATCGGTTTTGGGAGCCTTTCAATCAAAGTGAGTCTACCGTAGTAAGCAACAGAAATATATCTGTTTCTGGCTTCTGGAATCTTCCCCCTTCTAGATTATTTGATACCAAGCTTTCATCTGGTCAATCTGAGGCCCTGGAGTTGAGATGGCCTTCGTGGCCCCTTCCAAGCACAATGTACTATATAGCGCTATACTTTGCAGATGATCGTGATTCCTTGTTTGAAGGCTCAAGGGTGCTTAATATAAGCATAAATCATGTAACATATTTTGGCAATTTGAATGTGACCCCAGCAGGTGCTACTGTATTTGCAACCCAGTGGCCACTTAGTGGTCTCACAATGATTACCTTGTCTCCCACTGCTAATTCAAATGGTGGTTCTTTGATCAACGCTGGAGAGGTTTTTGAAGTTCTGGCCCTTGGAGGAAGAACAATTACCCGAGATGGTATGATAATTGGTTACTGATAGCATTTGTCCAACTTGCTGCAATAAGGCAGCTAGAGGAAAACATGTTTTATGGATAAGAAAGAAATATGAAAGATAAAATAGTCCCTTTTAAGACATAATGGGTAGTCTAGTCCTTTTTTCTGCAAAATTCACGACATTGGGCCCGTTTTGTGAGCTTCTGTATGTGGCTTCTTTCATTTTGCTCAGTATTTCATCTCAACGATGctgtttttttaatgttattattTACTTGTTGCAGTCATAGCTTTGGAAACTATAAAAAATGGTCTCCAGAACCCTCCACTTGATTGGAGTGGCGATCCTTGTTTGCCCCGTGAATATCAGTGGACTGGAGTAACATGCTCTGATGGCCCTCGGATTCGCGTAATTACTCTGTGAGTTGGATATTGCAATGATTAAGGCTCGTAGAATCATTGTCGAT of Tripterygium wilfordii isolate XIE 37 chromosome 13, ASM1340144v1, whole genome shotgun sequence contains these proteins:
- the LOC120013620 gene encoding probable LRR receptor-like serine/threonine-protein kinase At4g29180 encodes the protein MSPSFPLLFFLSLLSLLSVSLSQPRGILIDCGATVGSKIDGREWFPDGNFVSAGTPRNLTMPVLVPILSTVRSFPLEKNLNRKFCYEVQVFRGAKYLVRTTYFYGGINGRDSPPVFDQIVDGTLWSVVNTTEDYARNMSSYYEGVFEAQGKTMSVCIGANRFTASDPFISALEFVILGNSVYNSTDFGKYGLTLVARNSFGYGGPLIRYPDDQFDRFWEPFNQSESTVVSNRNISVSGFWNLPPSRLFDTKLSSGQSEALELRWPSWPLPSTMYYIALYFADDRDSLFEGSRVLNISINHVTYFGNLNVTPAGATVFATQWPLSGLTMITLSPTANSNGGSLINAGEVFEVLALGGRTITRDVIALETIKNGLQNPPLDWSGDPCLPREYQWTGVTCSDGPRIRVITLNLTSMGIGGSLSPTIAKLTALTGILLGNNTLSGPLPDLSSLKMLEILHLEDNHFSGEIPSSLGDIDRLHELFLQNNNFTGQIPSNLIGKAGLNLQTSGNDFLTPSPSA